The Acidobacteriota bacterium genome contains a region encoding:
- a CDS encoding SpoIIE family protein phosphatase, whose product MDRVDQQRTIAATWRPTFYTFAAVFLSILVVGFAAVPWILGFAQRVYLDLASDVNQRQARSMTAFLESRLQAGLSEDEAILEFQAATAGSDVDRGYVCLIERGSSRYLSHPNLDKLGMDVKPGAIFSPAGGQEAQGPWSTFIERGESADGLLTFGPQMSEEKVYFTSVPGTGWTVSTHKNLDRVYAELGRLRRSLIGGAVLLSLLFALPASVAARGVSRRREAQIQHQAELERRLLEEEDARKSLELDQARELQLSLVPRELPRRPEVRMAARMETATEVGGDYYDVIEREDGSLLFALGDATGHGLKAGMMVVAAKSLFAYSANTDDLVDVAARMAKALRTMRLGRLHMAFALAHLTGRRLEVVGAGMPPALIHRHVTGSVEELALSGAPLGSPMDFPYSLARVDLEAGDTLLLMSDGLPELQGAEGEVLGYEGVEGFFSDAVEPDASPEDIVAALSRRVSTWSGRELEDDVTYLVLRVS is encoded by the coding sequence ATGGATCGTGTTGACCAACAGCGCACCATCGCAGCGACGTGGCGCCCCACGTTCTACACCTTCGCCGCTGTCTTCTTGTCCATCCTCGTCGTCGGCTTCGCAGCCGTACCGTGGATTCTTGGCTTCGCGCAGCGGGTGTATCTCGACCTGGCCAGCGACGTGAATCAGCGCCAGGCGCGCTCGATGACCGCCTTTCTGGAATCTCGACTGCAGGCTGGACTGAGTGAAGACGAGGCGATTCTCGAGTTCCAGGCGGCGACGGCGGGTAGCGACGTGGACCGTGGATACGTTTGCCTGATCGAGCGGGGTAGCAGCCGCTACCTCAGTCACCCGAACCTCGACAAGCTCGGTATGGACGTCAAGCCGGGAGCGATCTTCTCGCCGGCCGGCGGACAGGAAGCGCAAGGTCCGTGGAGCACCTTTATCGAGCGCGGAGAAAGCGCCGACGGCCTGCTGACCTTTGGGCCGCAAATGTCCGAGGAGAAGGTGTACTTCACGAGCGTTCCCGGCACTGGCTGGACCGTCTCGACTCACAAGAATCTGGATCGAGTCTACGCGGAACTCGGCCGCCTACGGCGCTCACTGATTGGTGGTGCGGTGCTGTTATCCCTCTTGTTCGCCCTTCCCGCATCGGTGGCGGCGCGGGGCGTCAGCCGACGGCGCGAAGCACAGATCCAGCACCAGGCCGAACTCGAGCGCCGGCTCCTCGAGGAGGAAGATGCTCGAAAGTCCCTGGAGCTCGATCAGGCGCGGGAGCTGCAGCTTTCCTTGGTACCGCGAGAGCTTCCTCGGCGTCCGGAGGTCCGGATGGCGGCTCGTATGGAAACCGCGACGGAAGTGGGCGGCGACTACTACGACGTCATCGAGCGTGAGGACGGCTCCCTGCTGTTCGCCTTGGGAGACGCGACCGGCCACGGCTTGAAAGCCGGCATGATGGTAGTAGCGGCCAAGAGCCTCTTTGCCTACAGCGCCAACACGGACGATCTCGTCGATGTCGCAGCGAGGATGGCGAAGGCCCTGCGGACCATGCGTCTCGGAAGGCTTCACATGGCCTTCGCCCTCGCTCACCTCACCGGTCGACGGCTCGAAGTCGTAGGCGCGGGAATGCCGCCGGCCTTGATTCACCGCCACGTCACGGGCTCGGTCGAGGAACTGGCACTCAGCGGAGCTCCCCTGGGATCACCGATGGACTTTCCCTACTCGCTGGCAAGGGTCGATCTCGAAGCAGGCGACACCCTACTGCTGATGAGCGACGGACTGCCCGAGCTCCAAGGCGCCGAGGGCGAGGTGCTGGGCTACGAAGGCGTCGAAGGATTCTTTTCCGACGCCGTCGAGCCCGACGCATCGCCGGAAGACATTGTGGCGGCACTGAGTCGAAGAGTCTCCACCTGGAGCGGGCGAGAACTCGAAGACGATGTCACCTACCTGGTGCTGCGCGTCTCCTGA
- a CDS encoding DUF3526 domain-containing protein — protein sequence MKGVARELAFLLRDRGVLLFLVVALAASSVAVLLGVVEVAQQRATIAELLAADRAERQVVQAGQTDWGGAAYYTFHLTVDEPTNFAFAALGQRDVSPWKHRIRLLALEGQIYESDAGNPDFALIGRFDYAFVVSLLAPLLLILLLHDVRSSERAAGRYEWLSATSGRERSPWRMRSGLKVALLTGCLLFPLWIGGLASNSGAGVLASASLLTALHLLFWWGVCSLVDRCGWTSSVNLVAACGVWLLLAVIAPAAIQAAVDASIPLPDGGDIVLTQREAVNDAWDLPKEATMEPFVARHPEWEDHMEVTRPFEWKWYYAFQQVGDQKAEEISLAYRDGRQRRESLAGKLSWLSPPAWMERSLQRAARTDGRSALDYEDRVRQYHAELRAWYYPKLFPGLPFDQDRLAGVPEYSD from the coding sequence GTGAAGGGTGTCGCTCGGGAACTCGCTTTCCTCCTCCGCGATCGCGGTGTTCTCCTGTTCCTTGTCGTGGCTCTAGCCGCCTCCTCCGTCGCAGTCCTGTTGGGGGTAGTGGAAGTTGCACAGCAGAGGGCGACGATCGCTGAACTGCTCGCAGCCGATCGCGCCGAGCGGCAGGTCGTCCAGGCCGGGCAGACCGACTGGGGCGGCGCCGCCTACTACACGTTTCACCTGACCGTCGACGAACCGACGAACTTCGCCTTTGCCGCCCTGGGACAGAGAGACGTGTCGCCCTGGAAGCACCGCATTCGACTTCTCGCCCTCGAAGGACAAATCTATGAGTCCGATGCGGGAAACCCCGATTTCGCTCTGATCGGCCGATTTGACTACGCCTTCGTCGTCAGCCTGCTGGCGCCCCTGCTTCTGATCTTGTTGTTGCACGACGTGCGTTCCTCCGAACGGGCTGCCGGTCGCTATGAATGGCTCAGTGCCACGTCTGGGAGAGAGCGTTCGCCCTGGCGGATGCGGTCCGGGCTCAAGGTCGCTCTGTTGACGGGTTGTTTGCTCTTTCCGCTCTGGATCGGAGGGCTTGCTTCGAACTCCGGAGCAGGTGTTCTCGCGTCGGCAAGCCTGTTGACGGCGCTCCACCTGTTGTTTTGGTGGGGCGTCTGCAGCCTGGTCGATCGTTGCGGATGGACGAGTTCCGTCAATCTCGTTGCGGCGTGCGGCGTCTGGCTCCTGCTTGCCGTGATCGCACCCGCGGCCATCCAGGCCGCCGTCGATGCGTCGATCCCTCTACCCGATGGCGGCGACATCGTGCTGACGCAACGGGAGGCGGTGAATGACGCCTGGGACCTGCCGAAAGAGGCGACCATGGAGCCGTTCGTCGCTCGACACCCGGAATGGGAAGACCACATGGAGGTGACTCGCCCCTTTGAATGGAAGTGGTACTACGCCTTCCAGCAAGTAGGGGACCAAAAGGCCGAGGAGATTTCCCTCGCCTATCGAGACGGGCGCCAGCGCCGGGAGTCTCTGGCGGGAAAACTCTCCTGGCTGTCACCACCCGCTTGGATGGAGCGATCTCTGCAAAGAGCGGCCCGGACCGATGGTCGGTCGGCACTCGACTACGAGGATCGGGTGAGGCAGTATCACGCGGAGCTGAGAGCTTGGTACTACCCGAAGCTCTTCCCTGGCCTGCCCTTCGACCAGGACCGCCTGGCAGGAGTTCCGGAATATTCGGACTAG
- a CDS encoding DUF3526 domain-containing protein, whose protein sequence is MSTVLTIASGEIRLWRRTRVAVLAVSVFAIVLVVSCLLTALRISKAAEERSRQQAAAEETFLSQPERHPHRMVHYGHYAFRPPPPLAIVDPGVDAMTGQSIFLEGHRQNTAMFSDAHASADLGGLGSLTPALVYQFLLPLLLIVIGHAVMVREREARTLGPLLAQGVTGRQLYAGKSAALLGVAAVMLVPMLLMSAYGVLWGESFAASLGLFGIYVAYALVWCSAIVLVSTLGKARGVALGILASLWLTSTLVVPPLAVATADVAVPSEGKAQSDLRMQAEIRKLGDGHNAADPAFAKLRANLLALYDVEDVADLPINFRGVVAQSSEASLTELMNRYAEERMALELRQSSRAAIFGWLSPTMAVSSASRAVAGTDLGTHHRFMRETEALRFDFVQGLNRVHAQQLAYSDDIHRSRDPDAERRTRVSAENWQVLESFRFEPDPAGPRWRRASASVLPLLAWLGVFTVLGFASSGRVKP, encoded by the coding sequence ATGAGCACCGTGCTCACCATCGCGAGCGGCGAGATTCGATTGTGGCGGCGTACCCGCGTGGCGGTCCTCGCCGTGAGCGTCTTCGCCATCGTTCTTGTCGTGTCCTGTCTGCTGACGGCACTGCGGATCAGCAAGGCCGCCGAGGAGCGCAGCCGGCAGCAGGCGGCGGCGGAAGAAACCTTCCTTTCCCAGCCGGAGCGCCATCCGCACCGGATGGTGCACTACGGGCACTACGCCTTCCGGCCTCCGCCTCCGCTTGCCATCGTCGACCCGGGTGTCGATGCGATGACCGGCCAGTCCATCTTCCTCGAAGGGCACCGCCAGAATACGGCGATGTTCTCGGATGCCCATGCCAGCGCTGATCTCGGCGGTCTCGGCAGCCTGACCCCGGCGCTTGTCTATCAGTTCCTGCTTCCGCTCCTACTCATCGTCATCGGCCATGCCGTCATGGTGCGCGAGCGCGAAGCGCGGACGCTGGGTCCGCTCCTGGCGCAGGGCGTGACGGGCCGCCAGTTGTACGCTGGCAAGAGCGCAGCACTTTTGGGTGTCGCGGCGGTGATGCTGGTCCCGATGCTGCTCATGAGCGCCTACGGAGTGCTTTGGGGAGAGAGTTTCGCGGCCAGCCTCGGACTGTTCGGCATCTACGTCGCCTATGCCTTGGTCTGGTGCAGCGCCATCGTGCTCGTTTCGACCTTGGGCAAGGCGCGGGGCGTTGCGCTCGGCATCCTCGCTTCTCTCTGGCTGACCAGCACGCTGGTGGTTCCGCCGCTCGCGGTCGCGACAGCGGATGTTGCGGTGCCTTCCGAGGGCAAGGCTCAGTCCGACCTTCGGATGCAAGCCGAAATACGGAAGCTCGGCGATGGTCACAACGCGGCGGATCCGGCCTTCGCGAAGCTGCGGGCCAACTTGCTCGCCCTGTACGACGTCGAAGACGTTGCGGATCTGCCGATCAACTTCCGCGGCGTCGTCGCCCAGAGCTCCGAGGCCAGTCTCACCGAGCTCATGAATCGCTACGCCGAGGAGCGGATGGCGTTGGAGCTTCGGCAATCCAGCCGTGCGGCGATCTTCGGTTGGCTGTCGCCGACGATGGCGGTCTCCAGCGCGTCGCGAGCCGTTGCCGGCACCGACCTCGGCACCCATCATCGGTTCATGCGTGAGACCGAGGCGCTGAGATTCGACTTTGTTCAGGGTCTGAACCGGGTCCATGCACAACAGCTCGCATACAGTGACGACATCCATCGCAGCCGAGACCCGGACGCCGAGCGTCGCACCCGGGTGTCGGCGGAAAACTGGCAAGTCCTCGAGTCGTTCCGCTTTGAGCCCGATCCAGCAGGCCCGCGTTGGCGACGCGCGAGCGCGAGTGTGCTGCCGTTGCTTGCCTGGTTGGGGGTGTTCACGGTGCTCGGCTTTGCGTCTTCGGGTCGGGTGAAACCGTGA
- a CDS encoding ABC transporter ATP-binding protein, translating to MSFSLETRSLCVERSREPVLKDVSFGVAPGEVYALLGGNGAGKSTTLLTFLGFLEPSAGEVRVQGRIVSDQLASSRKAVSYLPEAATLYGHLDAYQNLEYFLSLAKVQASRADLDSALDTVSLHSDARAKRMDTYSKGMRQKVAIALALLRETPILLLDEPTSGLDPIAIDEFHALVRELAAKGKTVLMVTHDVYGACQVADRIGLLRRGELVGAFDRSAEGSIETEAVHAAFAGRSAE from the coding sequence ATGAGTTTTTCACTCGAAACACGGTCTTTGTGTGTTGAGCGTTCGCGCGAGCCGGTGCTGAAGGACGTTTCCTTTGGCGTCGCCCCCGGGGAGGTCTACGCCCTGCTAGGTGGCAACGGCGCCGGGAAGTCGACGACGCTGCTGACGTTCTTGGGGTTTCTCGAGCCTTCGGCCGGCGAGGTCAGGGTGCAAGGTCGGATTGTTTCCGACCAACTCGCCTCTTCGCGGAAGGCGGTTTCCTACCTGCCCGAGGCGGCGACGCTCTACGGTCATCTGGATGCCTATCAGAATCTCGAGTACTTCCTGTCCCTGGCGAAGGTGCAGGCCTCGCGGGCAGACCTCGACTCCGCCTTGGACACGGTGTCGCTCCATAGCGATGCTCGGGCTAAGCGCATGGACACCTACTCGAAGGGGATGCGCCAGAAAGTGGCGATCGCGCTGGCACTGCTTCGCGAAACGCCGATCCTGCTCCTGGACGAGCCGACCTCGGGATTGGATCCGATCGCCATCGATGAGTTCCACGCGCTGGTGAGGGAACTGGCGGCGAAGGGCAAGACCGTCCTGATGGTCACCCACGATGTCTATGGAGCGTGCCAGGTGGCCGACCGGATCGGATTGTTGCGAAGAGGCGAACTCGTTGGGGCCTTTGACCGAAGCGCCGAGGGCAGCATCGAAACGGAGGCAGTTCACGCGGCGTTCGCCGGGCGGTCCGCGGAATGA
- a CDS encoding TonB-dependent receptor, translating into MKSNCLFRSPTLGVVALALALSGTVLSAQTATGGLSGVVRTPDGKAVDDAVITVASTRFRAATDADGTFSLTGLPVGNHTLEIESPSRGRAVERFEITAGETAEIEVSLARSVESETIEVTARRQAYRGDFEPHEVPQAELTIGPQAIRDAGALDLSQALDLSASVARQNNFGGLWNSFALRGFVGDENLPSNYLVNGFNAGRGFSGPRDLAGIEAVEVLKGPRAALLGRGEPGGSINLVTKRPTFDTAGELKFTAGSFDFTRVDADWTTPVNDKVAVRLVGFYEDAGSFRDTVETTKVGLYPSIAINLTPSTQVVYELEYTDQELPFDRGVVAVDNQLGVIPIETFLGEPGNGPMDATVVGHQLELKTEFNDTWSGLFGVNLRDTSLEGFDTAATLSGSRQFLLRDGQTLSRERRFRDYDAEYFVLRGEVSGEFQTGGLTHRILIGADVDRFENDQVFLRARGGGIRPGEDPNDPAAGERLQTIDIFDPVYGRFPLPTPGPLTDRVETQESVGFFVQDQISLTDRLDVRIGARFDDYQQELNNRRSGSVTDQSDTQVSPQLGLVYLLNGQVSLYASYGENFRPLSGGLDPNTSTSTEVGVKFELNEGAMVGTATVFQVEQENISTVDDNFNATAIGEAESHGFELDLNGDLAKGLTLWLSYTYVDAQTENDFNDPNFGVGIPAGQRLLNIPEHQLGVQLVKDFSDRGWPLRVGGGVLHVGERLGQFGDFFGQGLSDFVLPDYTILRLFADYEVNEAISLRVDIDNLSDEEYYTNSFASLWVQPGTPLAASATAAYRF; encoded by the coding sequence ATGAAGTCGAATTGCCTTTTCCGTAGTCCTACTCTCGGGGTGGTGGCGCTTGCGCTCGCCCTATCCGGCACAGTTCTTTCCGCCCAAACGGCCACTGGTGGCCTGAGCGGAGTCGTCCGCACGCCCGATGGCAAAGCGGTCGACGATGCGGTGATCACCGTCGCCTCGACCCGCTTCCGCGCGGCCACCGACGCAGACGGCACCTTCTCCCTGACAGGGCTTCCTGTTGGAAATCACACTCTCGAGATCGAGAGCCCGAGCCGCGGCCGCGCCGTCGAGCGGTTTGAGATCACGGCCGGCGAGACGGCGGAGATCGAGGTCTCCTTGGCCAGATCGGTCGAGTCGGAGACGATTGAGGTGACGGCGCGGCGCCAGGCCTATCGAGGCGATTTCGAGCCGCATGAGGTGCCGCAGGCCGAGCTCACGATCGGCCCGCAGGCCATTCGCGACGCGGGCGCTCTCGATCTCAGCCAGGCTCTCGATCTATCGGCTTCGGTCGCGCGGCAGAACAATTTCGGCGGCTTGTGGAACAGTTTCGCGCTGCGCGGTTTCGTCGGAGACGAAAACCTGCCGAGCAACTACCTGGTCAATGGCTTCAACGCCGGCCGCGGCTTCTCCGGGCCGCGCGATCTGGCAGGGATCGAGGCGGTCGAGGTGCTCAAGGGTCCCCGTGCGGCCTTGCTCGGAAGAGGCGAGCCGGGCGGCTCGATCAATCTGGTCACCAAGCGGCCGACTTTCGACACCGCTGGCGAGCTCAAGTTCACCGCCGGCAGTTTCGACTTCACTCGTGTCGATGCGGACTGGACGACTCCCGTCAACGACAAAGTCGCGGTACGCCTGGTCGGCTTCTACGAAGATGCCGGCAGCTTCCGCGACACCGTCGAGACCACGAAGGTCGGGCTCTATCCGTCCATCGCCATCAACCTGACCCCGTCGACTCAAGTCGTGTACGAACTCGAGTACACGGATCAGGAGCTTCCCTTCGATCGTGGGGTGGTGGCCGTGGACAACCAACTCGGCGTGATACCGATCGAGACCTTCTTGGGCGAGCCCGGCAACGGACCGATGGACGCCACGGTGGTCGGCCACCAGCTCGAGCTGAAAACGGAGTTCAACGACACTTGGAGCGGTCTGTTCGGAGTCAATCTTCGCGACACCTCGCTCGAAGGCTTCGATACGGCCGCGACGCTCTCCGGGTCCCGGCAGTTTCTGTTGCGCGATGGACAGACTCTCTCTCGCGAGCGCCGCTTCCGGGACTATGACGCCGAGTACTTCGTTTTGCGCGGCGAGGTGTCCGGCGAGTTTCAAACGGGCGGCCTGACTCACCGTATTCTGATCGGTGCGGATGTCGACCGTTTCGAGAACGATCAGGTGTTCCTCCGCGCCCGCGGTGGCGGCATTCGTCCGGGCGAAGACCCGAACGATCCCGCGGCTGGGGAGCGCCTGCAGACGATCGACATCTTCGACCCGGTCTACGGGCGATTTCCCTTGCCGACGCCGGGTCCCCTCACCGATCGGGTCGAGACTCAGGAGTCGGTCGGCTTTTTCGTTCAGGACCAGATCAGCCTGACGGACCGGCTCGATGTTCGGATCGGGGCGCGCTTCGACGACTACCAGCAGGAGCTCAACAACCGCAGATCGGGATCGGTGACCGACCAGAGCGACACGCAGGTGTCTCCTCAGCTCGGGCTGGTCTATCTCCTGAACGGGCAGGTCTCGCTCTATGCGTCGTACGGTGAAAACTTCCGCCCACTGTCCGGCGGTCTCGACCCGAACACGAGCACATCGACCGAAGTCGGCGTGAAGTTCGAGCTGAACGAAGGCGCGATGGTGGGTACGGCAACGGTTTTCCAAGTGGAGCAGGAGAACATCTCGACGGTGGACGACAACTTCAACGCCACCGCGATCGGCGAGGCGGAGAGTCACGGGTTCGAACTGGACCTCAACGGAGACCTGGCGAAGGGTCTCACTCTCTGGCTGTCCTACACCTATGTCGATGCGCAGACTGAGAACGATTTCAACGATCCGAATTTTGGCGTCGGAATTCCTGCCGGCCAGCGCTTGCTCAACATTCCCGAGCATCAACTGGGGGTTCAGTTGGTCAAGGACTTCAGCGACCGCGGCTGGCCGCTGCGCGTGGGAGGCGGTGTCCTCCATGTCGGCGAGCGACTCGGCCAATTTGGAGACTTCTTTGGTCAGGGCCTCAGCGATTTTGTGTTGCCGGACTACACGATCTTGCGGCTCTTCGCCGACTACGAGGTGAACGAGGCGATTTCGCTGCGAGTGGACATCGACAATCTGTCGGACGAGGAGTACTACACGAATTCATTCGCGTCGCTGTGGGTTCAGCCGGGGACACCGCTGGCTGCCAGCGCGACGGCCGCCTACCGATTCTAG
- a CDS encoding class I SAM-dependent methyltransferase produces MSPGSIDSYETHAREYLRARDRSSIGAGVAADWARSLVPGTEVLELGCGGGMPVTRALLDAGLSVWAIDSSPTLIETFRSRFPEVPVDCANALESPFLDREYGAVIAVGLMFLLSADDQARLMQRVSKALRPGGRFLLSAPVEAGKWIDRIAGCECRSLGREGYEALFAERSLELKATCEDEGQNHYYEVRRRPLLARCLATATR; encoded by the coding sequence ATGAGCCCAGGTTCCATCGACTCCTACGAGACCCATGCCCGCGAGTACCTGCGGGCGCGAGACCGCTCTTCGATCGGTGCCGGTGTGGCGGCGGACTGGGCGCGATCGCTCGTCCCCGGCACCGAGGTGCTGGAGCTCGGCTGTGGCGGCGGCATGCCGGTGACGCGAGCGCTGCTGGATGCCGGGCTCAGCGTCTGGGCGATCGACTCGTCTCCCACACTGATCGAGACCTTCCGGTCGCGGTTCCCGGAGGTTCCGGTGGATTGCGCGAACGCTCTGGAGAGCCCGTTTCTCGATCGCGAGTACGGTGCGGTGATCGCGGTCGGGCTGATGTTTCTGCTCAGCGCGGACGATCAGGCGAGGCTCATGCAGCGGGTGTCGAAGGCCCTCCGGCCTGGCGGCCGGTTCCTGCTCTCGGCGCCCGTGGAGGCCGGGAAGTGGATCGACCGCATTGCTGGATGCGAGTGCCGCTCCCTCGGGCGCGAGGGGTATGAGGCTCTTTTCGCCGAGAGGTCTCTCGAGTTGAAGGCGACCTGCGAGGATGAAGGTCAGAATCACTATTACGAGGTGAGGCGGCGACCCTTACTGGCTAGATGCCTTGCTACGGCGACCCGTTGA
- a CDS encoding carbon-nitrogen hydrolase family protein has protein sequence MSESTVDPTPYLAAVVQMNSGSDAEGNWRQAKELIDRAAGYGARWIGTPENTPYLGPHHEKVRLAEDLDGPTCGRFANLAARHGIHLLLGSFAEKAPAPGKCYNTSVLFDPQGQRLAVYRKIHLFDVELSAAVTFRESDTVEPGTESVTVPTDLGTFGLSVCYDLRFPELYRRLVDQGAHLLTVPAAFTLTTGRAHWLPLLRARAIETQCWVLAPAQHGEHDDKGLRESFGHACLVDPWGQVVADAPDGPGLALAEVDLGKAEEVRRGIPVGEHRRITRY, from the coding sequence ATGAGTGAATCGACCGTGGATCCAACTCCGTACCTCGCCGCCGTCGTCCAGATGAACTCCGGTTCCGACGCCGAAGGCAACTGGCGCCAGGCCAAAGAACTCATCGACCGCGCCGCCGGCTACGGCGCCCGCTGGATCGGAACGCCAGAGAACACCCCCTACCTCGGTCCCCACCACGAGAAAGTCCGTCTGGCCGAAGACCTCGACGGCCCCACTTGCGGCCGATTCGCAAACCTGGCGGCCCGGCACGGTATTCACCTTCTCCTCGGCTCTTTCGCCGAAAAGGCCCCCGCGCCGGGCAAGTGCTACAACACCTCCGTCCTCTTCGACCCTCAAGGCCAGCGCCTCGCCGTCTACCGCAAGATCCACCTGTTCGACGTCGAGCTTTCTGCCGCCGTCACCTTCCGCGAATCCGACACCGTCGAACCCGGCACTGAGTCCGTGACGGTTCCCACCGACCTCGGCACCTTCGGCTTGTCGGTTTGCTACGACCTGAGGTTCCCTGAGCTCTACCGTCGCCTCGTCGACCAAGGCGCCCACCTCCTCACCGTCCCAGCCGCCTTCACCCTCACCACCGGCCGCGCCCACTGGCTGCCGCTACTGCGAGCGCGGGCGATCGAAACCCAATGCTGGGTCCTCGCCCCGGCCCAGCACGGCGAGCACGATGACAAGGGCCTGCGAGAGAGCTTCGGGCATGCCTGCCTTGTGGACCCCTGGGGGCAGGTGGTGGCGGATGCGCCGGATGGACCGGGGTTGGCGCTGGCAGAGGTAGACTTGGGGAAGGCTGAGGAGGTCCGGAGGGGTATTCCTGTGGGGGAACATCGGCGAATTACGAGATATTGA
- a CDS encoding ABC transporter permease produces the protein MTEAPQTAIEPDSGRPPLSGPIGWVIAWRFLRGRRSRLLDGTARVALAATALGVLAMVIAMALMTGYREDLRRKLIEGNAPVMVQSLLPGRGSPPPEALQALESLPGVLAVGRVAFAQGTLSAAGPVPQAEGSGDANFDGNGRRQGVEVTLRGIDPGGGQLAATAEQLEIGSDGAAGAVLGSELARRLLVSEGDRLRLVVLGFENGRPRFRYHSLRVTDTFTVGYAEFDASWVLVAREILPSTGGSVDLWEVTLEDPALSGPVVERAKEVLGPDFLVSDWRHLNRDLFTALEGQQRALFLVLGLIVLVSTFNVASTLVVLVRDRMRQLGVLGALGLPKAGLRTIFLAYGSVLGTVGVFLGVLVGTVVCWVLTRWELIRFDPEVANIYFISSVPFRVRPSDLLAIIVFALGVNLLACALPAWRAAKIDPADALRYE, from the coding sequence ATGACCGAAGCCCCACAGACCGCAATCGAGCCGGACTCCGGCCGCCCGCCGCTCTCCGGCCCTATCGGCTGGGTGATCGCCTGGCGCTTTCTGCGCGGCCGCCGCAGCCGGCTGCTCGACGGCACCGCCCGGGTCGCCCTCGCCGCCACCGCCCTCGGGGTGCTCGCCATGGTCATCGCCATGGCCTTGATGACCGGCTACCGCGAAGATCTCCGCCGCAAGCTGATCGAAGGCAACGCGCCGGTGATGGTGCAATCCCTCCTTCCCGGACGGGGCAGCCCGCCGCCGGAGGCGCTGCAGGCGCTCGAATCCCTACCCGGAGTGCTGGCCGTCGGCCGGGTGGCCTTTGCCCAGGGCACCCTTTCCGCCGCCGGCCCGGTGCCGCAGGCCGAAGGCAGCGGCGATGCAAACTTCGACGGCAACGGCCGCCGCCAGGGGGTGGAGGTGACGCTTCGCGGCATCGATCCCGGCGGCGGTCAACTCGCCGCTACCGCCGAGCAGCTCGAAATCGGCTCCGACGGCGCCGCCGGAGCCGTCCTCGGCAGCGAACTCGCCCGCCGCCTGTTGGTGTCCGAGGGCGACCGCCTGCGGCTGGTGGTGCTCGGCTTCGAAAACGGCCGGCCGCGCTTCCGCTACCACTCCCTCCGAGTGACCGACACCTTCACCGTCGGCTACGCCGAGTTCGACGCCTCCTGGGTGCTGGTTGCGCGGGAGATCCTGCCCTCCACCGGCGGCTCCGTCGATCTGTGGGAAGTGACCCTCGAAGATCCGGCCCTCTCCGGCCCGGTGGTGGAGCGGGCCAAAGAGGTGCTCGGGCCGGACTTTCTGGTCAGCGACTGGCGACACCTCAACCGCGATCTGTTTACCGCCCTTGAAGGCCAGCAGCGGGCGCTCTTTCTGGTGCTCGGGTTGATCGTTCTCGTTTCCACCTTCAACGTCGCCTCCACCCTGGTGGTGTTGGTGCGGGACCGCATGCGGCAGCTCGGCGTGCTTGGCGCCCTAGGCCTGCCCAAAGCCGGCCTGCGCACGATCTTCCTCGCCTACGGTTCGGTGCTGGGCACCGTCGGCGTTTTTCTCGGCGTGCTCGTCGGCACCGTGGTGTGCTGGGTGCTGACCCGCTGGGAGCTGATCCGATTCGATCCCGAGGTGGCGAACATTTACTTCATCTCGTCGGTGCCCTTCCGGGTGCGCCCGAGCGACCTCCTCGCCATCATCGTCTTCGCCCTCGGCGTCAACCTCCTGGCCTGCGCACTACCCGCCTGGCGAGCCGCCAAGATCGACCCCGCCGACGCCCTACGCTATGAGTAG